The following are encoded in a window of Candidatus Nitrosocosmicus arcticus genomic DNA:
- a CDS encoding Rieske (2Fe-2S) protein: protein MTKFLVDKAANIPEGKLKNITAGGKEIVIANVEGEYYAINDICTHAGAELHEGVLEGNELVCPWHGAKWNVQTGDLIWFPQKLKNQQSYNVVVEGDNVFVEI, encoded by the coding sequence ATGACAAAGTTTTTGGTGGATAAGGCCGCAAACATTCCCGAAGGTAAATTAAAAAATATTACTGCCGGTGGTAAAGAAATTGTAATAGCTAATGTTGAAGGTGAATACTATGCAATTAATGATATATGCACTCACGCAGGAGCTGAATTACACGAGGGGGTTTTAGAGGGCAATGAACTTGTGTGTCCATGGCATGGTGCTAAATGGAATGTTCAAACAGGTGATCTTATATGGTTTCCACAAAAACTAAAAAACCAGCAGTCATACAATGTGGTGGTAGAGGGTGATAACGTATTTGTCGAAATATAA
- the ftsY gene encoding signal recognition particle-docking protein FtsY encodes MFDKLKRAFSNAAKSISQRELSEKDLDESLFDLNVALLESDVSQEVIDDLSQQIKDNLVGMKLQKNETTEQIIASMLKDNFSKILAKAGTVDLISAIKTKKQNKGGPFKIVFLGINGTGKTTTVAKVANLLKKSGFSIVIAAADTHRAGAIEQISSHAEKLSIKVISQRYGADPSAVSRDALEYARKHYIDVVLIDTAGRMQTAKNLMDEIGKIVKVIKPDIKLFVGDSLSGNDTINQAREFFSYTEFDGAILTKTDADAKGGSAISISYITSKPIIYLGVGQGYDDIIKFNRERFVETIFNNESLLDSHRGTQTSLPQEDYVVSDIEDANVGKDTVSLLKDDVLEGRSRVFDPNFVTEDGHDSEVLLTENSTEVLPGLAKELVNDESKIDSSSSFNNPVEPSESSSIDKLTTGIEKISNAKQKVEEEERKDQGEKKSRFGWFKKKK; translated from the coding sequence ATGTTTGATAAATTAAAGCGAGCATTCTCCAATGCTGCGAAAAGCATTAGTCAAAGGGAACTGTCTGAAAAAGATTTGGATGAAAGTCTTTTTGATCTAAATGTTGCCCTTTTGGAGAGTGACGTATCTCAAGAAGTTATAGATGATTTATCCCAGCAAATAAAAGATAATTTAGTGGGTATGAAATTACAAAAGAATGAAACTACTGAACAAATAATTGCATCCATGCTAAAAGATAATTTTTCAAAGATTCTCGCCAAGGCGGGAACAGTTGATTTGATTTCTGCGATCAAAACAAAGAAGCAAAACAAAGGTGGACCATTTAAAATTGTATTTTTAGGAATAAATGGAACCGGAAAGACGACCACTGTAGCCAAAGTAGCTAATTTACTAAAAAAATCTGGATTTTCAATAGTGATTGCTGCAGCTGATACTCACAGGGCGGGAGCAATAGAGCAAATTTCTTCACACGCTGAAAAACTATCTATAAAAGTGATTTCTCAAAGGTATGGTGCCGACCCATCTGCTGTTTCCAGGGATGCGCTTGAATACGCGAGAAAACACTACATTGACGTTGTATTGATTGATACTGCAGGCAGGATGCAAACTGCTAAGAATCTGATGGATGAAATTGGAAAAATTGTAAAGGTGATCAAACCTGATATTAAACTATTTGTTGGTGATTCTTTATCAGGTAATGATACGATTAATCAGGCCCGAGAGTTCTTTTCATATACGGAATTTGACGGTGCAATCCTGACAAAGACTGATGCTGATGCAAAAGGCGGATCAGCAATATCCATATCTTACATTACCTCTAAACCGATTATTTATCTCGGTGTTGGTCAAGGATACGACGATATAATCAAGTTCAACAGAGAAAGATTTGTTGAAACTATTTTCAATAACGAGTCTCTACTTGATTCACATCGTGGTACTCAGACATCATTGCCCCAAGAGGATTACGTGGTCTCTGATATTGAAGATGCTAATGTAGGTAAAGACACGGTTAGTCTATTAAAGGATGATGTTCTAGAAGGAAGGAGCAGAGTTTTTGATCCGAATTTTGTTACGGAAGATGGTCATGATTCCGAAGTACTTTTAACCGAAAATAGCACTGAAGTGTTACCAGGTCTTGCTAAAGAATTGGTGAATGACGAGTCGAAAATAGATTCATCGTCTTCTTTCAATAATCCTGTTGAACCGTCTGAATCATCCTCTATAGACAAATTAACAACCGGAATTGAAAAAATTTCCAATGCCAAACAAAAAGTAGAAGAAGAAGAAAGGAAGGACCAAGGTGAGAAAAAAAGCCGATTCGGATGGTTTAAGAAAAAGAAATAG
- the argF gene encoding ornithine carbamoyltransferase, which translates to MKEDILSLQDLRSDQILALLDHASSLKNQFTTVGANSKYLNGKILGMIFQKPSTRTRISFETAMLQLGGHAINLSFSDLQLSRGESVEDTARTISLYVDMIMARVYDHKDIEKLSEYSTIPVINGLSDLFHPCQILADLLTIHEYKKKLKGINLAFIGDGNNVCNDLLLGCSKLGMNIRVSTPIGFEPMDWVVDIARTSSRKNESTLLITSDPTEAVIDADVIVTDTHISIGKETELDSREKIFFPKYQVNDDLIKYAKKDFIFLHCLPAKRGKEVTSQIIDGPHSAIWSEAENRLHVQKALLIKILGD; encoded by the coding sequence TTGAAAGAAGATATCTTAAGTCTTCAAGATTTGAGGTCTGATCAAATTTTAGCCCTACTGGATCACGCATCATCCTTGAAAAACCAGTTCACCACAGTAGGTGCTAATTCAAAATACCTAAATGGAAAAATCCTGGGAATGATTTTTCAAAAGCCTTCAACAAGAACGAGGATAAGTTTTGAGACAGCAATGCTTCAATTAGGTGGGCATGCTATAAATCTGTCTTTTAGCGATTTACAATTGTCTCGTGGTGAATCGGTGGAAGACACAGCTAGGACTATTTCATTATATGTTGATATGATAATGGCTAGAGTTTATGATCATAAAGATATTGAAAAATTATCAGAATATTCTACCATTCCAGTAATAAATGGCTTGTCAGATTTATTTCATCCTTGTCAAATTCTGGCGGACTTACTTACTATCCACGAATATAAAAAAAAATTAAAAGGGATCAATCTAGCGTTTATTGGAGATGGCAATAATGTTTGCAATGATTTACTCCTAGGGTGTTCAAAATTGGGAATGAATATACGAGTTTCTACTCCTATAGGCTTTGAGCCGATGGATTGGGTGGTAGATATTGCAAGAACATCGTCTAGAAAAAATGAATCGACTTTATTAATAACATCGGACCCTACTGAAGCAGTTATTGATGCCGATGTAATAGTAACTGATACTCACATTTCAATCGGAAAAGAAACTGAACTTGACAGCCGAGAAAAGATATTTTTCCCTAAATATCAAGTTAATGATGACTTGATCAAATATGCAAAAAAAGATTTCATCTTCCTGCACTGTCTGCCGGCAAAGAGGGGGAAAGAGGTTACATCTCAGATAATTGATGGCCCTCACTCTGCTATTTGGAGCGAAGCCGAAAATCGTTTACACGTGCAAAAAGCCCTATTGATAAAAATCTTGGGAGATTGA